The following coding sequences are from one Campylobacter showae CSUNSWCD window:
- a CDS encoding tetratricopeptide repeat protein: protein MKRALVQAISHVVVFALVAAFASGCAAQKKATPAPQKPVTQAEVKHICDAKTPKECNDTGVKFENSKDYERAKLYYQKACDDNEGIACSNLGSLHQKLKSKEESEILTIFAKSCKLGNKYGCYNAANFYRLGRGTEHDFAAARKLYEKSCLELNHAQSCSNLGGMYQFSLGVKTADSKMAKKFYKMGCEMGDEIGCRNLSLVGGE, encoded by the coding sequence TTGAAACGCGCTCTTGTTCAAGCTATCTCGCATGTTGTCGTTTTTGCGCTGGTTGCGGCGTTTGCTAGCGGTTGCGCCGCTCAAAAAAAGGCGACTCCCGCACCCCAAAAGCCGGTTACGCAAGCTGAAGTTAAGCACATCTGCGACGCCAAAACTCCAAAAGAGTGCAATGATACGGGCGTAAAATTTGAAAACAGTAAAGACTACGAGCGCGCGAAGCTCTACTACCAAAAGGCCTGCGACGACAACGAGGGTATCGCCTGCTCAAATCTAGGTTCGCTACATCAAAAGCTAAAAAGCAAGGAGGAGAGCGAGATTTTGACGATATTTGCGAAATCCTGCAAGCTCGGTAACAAGTACGGTTGCTATAACGCGGCTAACTTTTACCGCCTCGGACGCGGTACGGAGCACGATTTTGCCGCAGCGCGTAAGCTATACGAAAAGTCGTGCTTAGAGCTAAATCACGCGCAAAGCTGCTCAAATCTGGGCGGTATGTATCAGTTCTCGCTAGGCGTAAAAACCGCCGATTCTAAAATGGCAAAAAAATTTTACAAAATGGGCTGCGAGATGGGCGATGAGATAGGATGCAGGAACCTTTCTCTTGTCGGCGGTGAGTAA
- a CDS encoding sensor histidine kinase, with translation MAERSAVIAKILSLYLITSTLFLGYFFTNDYKMKKESLVSNEVKNLKEIKMGIYMKARMDGLGAVESFTAEKDVKACIVAKSGQILYGEAGCAKFDDAQSSSVAADGKVTIFEALQNMDEGGADELATAKIALSGKDVTSELNLLRLRTALNSLIVLGVIMIIAFYLAKTALAPLHAKIAALNRFIKDSTHELNAPLSVILMSIETADKSSLSERNLKRINNIQTAAKTLSRTYEDLTYLSFGAERCAPKEELNLKDILNERLEFFAPFFAKRGLGLRLNLNDALINANGYELKRAVDNLLSNAVKYANQDGYVAVSLKNGELKISNSGEGLSKEQQDKIFERYTRFNEDQGGFGIGLNLVKRACENNAISVTCESEPGKETTFTLRWKS, from the coding sequence ATGGCTGAGCGCTCCGCCGTTATAGCCAAAATTCTCTCGCTTTATCTCATCACTAGCACCCTATTTTTAGGATATTTTTTCACGAACGACTATAAGATGAAAAAAGAATCCCTCGTCTCAAACGAGGTCAAAAACCTAAAAGAGATCAAGATGGGTATCTATATGAAAGCGCGTATGGATGGGCTTGGCGCGGTAGAAAGCTTTACCGCAGAAAAAGACGTCAAAGCCTGCATCGTAGCCAAAAGCGGTCAAATTTTATACGGCGAGGCGGGCTGCGCTAAATTTGACGACGCACAGAGTAGCTCGGTCGCAGCAGACGGCAAGGTGACGATATTTGAAGCCTTGCAAAACATGGACGAAGGCGGCGCGGACGAGCTAGCGACGGCAAAAATCGCACTAAGCGGCAAGGACGTCACGAGCGAGCTAAATTTACTACGGCTGCGAACGGCATTAAATTCGCTCATCGTTTTAGGCGTCATCATGATAATCGCCTTTTATCTAGCAAAGACCGCACTAGCGCCGCTTCACGCCAAGATCGCCGCGCTAAATCGTTTTATCAAAGACTCAACCCACGAGCTAAACGCGCCCCTTAGCGTGATACTCATGAGCATCGAAACGGCGGATAAAAGCAGCCTAAGCGAGCGCAATCTAAAACGCATAAACAACATCCAAACCGCCGCCAAAACGCTAAGCCGCACCTATGAGGATCTCACGTATTTATCGTTTGGCGCCGAGCGCTGCGCGCCTAAAGAAGAGCTAAATTTGAAAGATATTTTAAACGAGCGGCTCGAGTTTTTCGCTCCATTTTTTGCCAAGCGAGGGCTTGGTCTAAGGTTAAATTTAAATGACGCTCTCATAAATGCAAACGGCTACGAGCTAAAACGAGCGGTGGATAATCTACTAAGCAACGCCGTAAAATACGCAAACCAAGACGGCTACGTCGCCGTTAGCCTTAAAAACGGCGAGTTAAAAATATCAAACAGCGGCGAGGGGCTAAGTAAAGAGCAGCAAGATAAAATTTTCGAGCGATACACGCGGTTTAACGAAGACCAAGGCGGCTTTGGCATAGGGCTAAATTTGGTAAAAAGAGCCTGTGAAAACAACGCCATATCCGTAACCTGCGAAAGTGAGCCTGGTAAAGAAACAACCTTCACGCTTAGGTGGAAGTCTTAA
- a CDS encoding response regulator transcription factor yields the protein MTQILLVEDDETLSELISEYLSEQGYDVTVRADAKAALDTAYERNFDILILDVKLPKGDGFSLLRELRRLGDDTPAIFTTSLNALQDLEIGYKSGCDDYLKKPYELKELLLRIQILIKRKFSHVNDEFIELNGGYKFYPSSKTLRQNGQIVSLSNKESELLALFLENKNTLLSKEAIFEKIWNYGEEPSELSLRVYVKNLRRILGKDAIVNRRGDGYIYG from the coding sequence ATGACGCAAATTTTGCTCGTAGAGGACGATGAGACGCTAAGCGAACTCATCAGCGAGTATTTGAGCGAACAAGGTTACGACGTGACCGTTCGCGCCGATGCTAAAGCAGCTCTAGATACCGCCTACGAGCGAAATTTTGATATCCTCATCCTTGACGTCAAGCTACCTAAAGGCGACGGTTTCTCCCTTTTGCGCGAACTTAGGCGGCTTGGCGACGACACGCCTGCGATCTTTACCACCTCGCTAAATGCACTGCAAGACCTAGAGATCGGCTACAAAAGCGGCTGCGACGACTACCTTAAAAAGCCGTACGAGCTAAAAGAGCTTTTGCTTCGTATTCAAATTTTAATCAAGCGCAAATTTTCTCACGTAAATGACGAATTTATCGAGCTTAATGGCGGATATAAATTTTATCCAAGCTCCAAAACGCTCCGGCAAAACGGGCAAATCGTAAGCCTCTCAAACAAAGAAAGCGAACTTTTGGCGCTATTTTTGGAGAACAAAAACACGCTGCTTAGCAAAGAGGCGATATTTGAGAAAATTTGGAACTACGGCGAGGAGCCTAGCGAGCTAAGCCTGCGAGTTTACGTTAAAAACTTACGCCGAATTTTAGGCAAGGACGCGATCGTAAACAGGCGAGGCGACGGCTATATCTATGGCTGA
- a CDS encoding AEC family transporter produces MFTQLLSIFIIIASGYGAKKFKVFEQKNASVFINYALCFALPALIFDKIYHVNIDTTLINVIATGFACSMLGAAAIFLACKFLKFNKATTVSAVLLGMFGNTVFMGMPIIKGFFGEDAMNEVIFYDQLATSIPISIFGPFVLAFGAPAKVSIVQNVMKVVKFPPFVALILGFLLRGVPLPSVLFDALTLFAQSVVPVALFAIGIGLGFRSIKSCYKSTAVVIIGKMLLAPFIFILATIVFGVNFGQIWMIGILQCAMPPMVLASAMIMKAELDSQLAVAAVAVGVAFSFVSLPLLSFVFSLMA; encoded by the coding sequence ATGTTTACGCAATTATTATCCATTTTTATCATTATCGCTTCCGGCTACGGGGCGAAAAAATTTAAGGTCTTTGAGCAAAAAAACGCCTCCGTTTTCATAAACTACGCGCTTTGCTTCGCGCTTCCGGCGCTGATTTTCGATAAAATTTACCACGTAAACATCGACACCACGCTTATAAACGTCATCGCCACGGGTTTTGCCTGTTCGATGCTGGGCGCTGCGGCGATATTTTTAGCGTGCAAATTTTTAAAATTTAACAAAGCCACGACCGTGAGCGCCGTACTGCTAGGAATGTTTGGAAACACCGTATTTATGGGCATGCCTATCATTAAGGGCTTTTTCGGAGAGGATGCGATGAACGAAGTTATCTTTTACGATCAGCTAGCTACCTCGATCCCGATTAGCATTTTTGGGCCTTTTGTATTAGCTTTCGGTGCTCCGGCAAAGGTTTCGATCGTGCAAAACGTGATGAAAGTGGTCAAATTTCCGCCGTTTGTCGCACTTATTTTAGGCTTTTTACTCCGCGGCGTTCCGCTTCCAAGCGTGCTATTTGACGCGCTTACTCTTTTTGCTCAGAGCGTCGTTCCAGTCGCGCTTTTTGCGATCGGCATCGGGCTTGGTTTTCGCAGTATCAAAAGCTGCTATAAATCAACCGCCGTCGTTATCATCGGCAAGATGCTGCTAGCGCCTTTTATTTTTATATTAGCCACGATAGTTTTTGGCGTAAATTTCGGTCAAATTTGGATGATAGGCATCCTGCAGTGCGCCATGCCGCCGATGGTGCTAGCAAGCGCGATGATCATGAAAGCAGAGCTAGATAGCCAGCTAGCTGTCGCCGCAGTGGCCGTCGGAGTCGCGTTTAGCTTCGTTAGTTTGCCGCTTTTATCGTTTGTTTTTAGCCTGATGGCTTAA